From one Synechocystis sp. PCC 6803 substr. PCC-P genomic stretch:
- a CDS encoding serine/threonine-protein kinase, producing MDLLCTRPGCARLNSFPDLDNRNTLQTVQQRFCTSCRMPLILAGRYLPVKLLGQGGFGAAYLALDRFTPTMRFCVVKQFQPSGNLNQEQLDLALSLFEREAVVLEKLGNRHDQIPDLFAYFPLLVDDPRTGKQDQFFYLVQEFINGQDLEKTVEKHGPLSEAEVRWVLTEMLKILSFVHGTGAIHRDIKPSNLMRDQEGKLYLLDFGAVKQATAGVGASNEGSTGIYSMGFAPPEQMAGNQVYPATDLYALAVTCLYLLTGKTAQDLYDAYHNQWNWRSPGLKVSQPLADVIDRLLLPTPKDRYASAEEVLAVLNGGKGNQGKAPPGATVSTPQGTNTQIQPTPASSASPLTAPKTPGKISQAVQNLPVLKVLFQGALTGSALVFWGIIAVSLFPQTNISLGILGMVVAGIILAQFKRWLEVTEMLSLNTLTILALLAVPGLSRWPKIVELATQLDFPVLVTVIIAAIAGAIAVVATIALFLLILKLLFAVLTRV from the coding sequence ATGGATCTGCTCTGCACCCGCCCCGGTTGTGCCCGTTTAAATTCTTTTCCTGACCTGGATAATCGCAATACTCTGCAAACAGTACAACAAAGGTTTTGCACCAGTTGTCGGATGCCACTAATTTTGGCGGGCAGATATTTGCCAGTGAAACTCCTGGGACAGGGGGGCTTTGGGGCGGCCTATCTGGCCCTAGATCGATTTACCCCCACCATGCGTTTTTGTGTGGTGAAGCAATTTCAACCGTCAGGGAATTTAAATCAAGAGCAATTAGATTTGGCTTTGTCCCTATTTGAACGGGAAGCGGTGGTGTTGGAAAAGTTGGGCAATCGCCATGACCAGATTCCCGATTTATTTGCTTATTTTCCCCTGTTGGTGGACGATCCCCGCACTGGTAAACAGGATCAGTTTTTTTATTTGGTGCAGGAATTTATTAACGGTCAGGATTTGGAAAAAACCGTTGAAAAACATGGCCCCCTGTCGGAAGCGGAAGTGCGTTGGGTGCTGACGGAAATGCTAAAAATTCTTAGTTTCGTCCACGGCACCGGAGCCATTCATCGGGATATTAAACCGTCTAATTTAATGCGGGACCAAGAGGGCAAATTGTATCTGTTGGATTTTGGCGCAGTAAAGCAAGCAACCGCCGGGGTGGGGGCCAGTAACGAAGGTTCCACGGGCATTTACTCCATGGGTTTTGCGCCACCGGAACAGATGGCTGGTAACCAGGTTTATCCCGCCACGGATTTATATGCTTTGGCTGTGACCTGTCTTTACCTGTTAACGGGCAAAACAGCCCAGGATTTGTACGACGCTTACCATAACCAATGGAATTGGCGATCGCCTGGTTTGAAGGTGAGCCAGCCCTTGGCCGATGTGATTGACCGTTTGCTTTTACCCACTCCCAAGGACCGTTACGCCAGTGCGGAAGAGGTTTTGGCGGTGCTGAACGGCGGTAAAGGCAATCAGGGTAAAGCTCCGCCAGGGGCCACAGTTTCCACTCCCCAAGGTACCAATACCCAAATTCAACCAACCCCAGCAAGTTCTGCTTCTCCCCTAACAGCGCCAAAGACACCGGGTAAAATTAGCCAGGCGGTACAAAATTTGCCGGTTCTCAAAGTTCTGTTCCAAGGGGCTTTAACTGGTTCCGCTTTGGTTTTCTGGGGCATTATTGCTGTGAGCCTTTTTCCCCAGACCAATATTAGTTTGGGTATTTTGGGCATGGTGGTGGCGGGGATAATCTTGGCCCAATTCAAGCGTTGGTTAGAAGTAACGGAAATGTTGAGCCTCAATACCCTAACCATTCTGGCCCTATTAGCTGTGCCGGGTTTGAGCCGTTGGCCAAAGATTGTCGAACTAGCGACCCAACTTGATTTCCCGGTTCTAGTTACGGTCATTATTGCCGCTATTGCCGGGGCGATCGCCGTAGTAGCAACCATTGCCCTATTTTTACTAATTCTCAAGCTACTTTTTGCAGTTTTAACCAGGGTTTGA
- a CDS encoding IAP75 family chloroplast envelope protein translocase, which yields MSNQNKSVILSPYYRLLLLTSGLVLGASPAQATQAFSPLNMLADGDNTELLVSPSSELNFPGPTSESEASNYSTLQEAAPSVINALNGENGEISVIPPEIEQIDGDRLGQTMEISAGNLDVGVDDLPPMAPVDSAELAQANELPHGNAVAQVAPRVAQVEQENLIAETKTDNQTDHVEPQSPLMAQAAVEEEVEAVEMEATEETTGVTEETPEETPSFTPDAPPTNTEGTPGPTQTLPSFTPPASPSTTTPAPAEEEPRVLVSEVLVTGTTPELELLVYNAIRTQPGRTTTRTQLQEDVNAIYATGYFSNVRVAPSDTPLGVRVTFEVQANPVFTGLNIRTVPETAEGKERILPQEVVDETFGEQYGKILNLRELQEGIKTINEWYSNQGYDLAQVVGSPQVGADGQVTLVIAEGIVENIQVRFFDSEDEPVQGRTRDFIITREMRLKPGDVFNRNRAQTDLQRVYSLGLFEDVRLSFNPGSDPTEVIVNVDVVEGNTGSIAAGGGISSSSGLFGTISYQERNLGGNNQTIGVEAQVGQRELLFDVSFTDPWIGGDPFRTSYTANLFRRRTISLVFDGADSSIRTFNGFDSPRVVRTGLGLTFFRPIADDVFAPPDWRLSAGFGYQNVRIENAAGALSPFSAPLNGFNSQPLSFSDYGVDELFTLSFGASQDNRNNALQPTSGSLVRFGAEQTIPVGTGNIMMTRLRGSYSYYIPVNWLDLTGFGLVESTQPQTVAFNVQAGTVLGDLPPYEAFILGGSNSVRGYQEGELGNGRSFFQATAEYRFPIIAAVGGALFVDYGSNLGSQGAVPGFPAIVRGLPGSGVGYGLGVRIQSPVGPIRIDLGFTGEGESRINFGIGEKF from the coding sequence GTGTCAAACCAGAACAAAAGCGTGATTCTTTCTCCTTACTATCGACTTCTTTTGTTAACCAGTGGTCTTGTTCTGGGGGCATCTCCAGCCCAGGCAACTCAGGCATTTTCCCCCCTAAATATGTTGGCCGATGGGGACAACACGGAGCTATTAGTTTCGCCATCTTCAGAACTTAATTTCCCCGGCCCCACTTCCGAGTCAGAAGCTTCTAATTATTCAACTCTCCAGGAAGCTGCCCCCTCCGTCATAAACGCCCTCAATGGCGAGAATGGCGAGATCAGTGTTATCCCTCCTGAAATTGAGCAAATTGACGGCGATCGCCTGGGCCAGACAATGGAGATTAGTGCGGGTAATTTAGATGTCGGGGTTGATGATTTGCCCCCCATGGCCCCCGTTGATTCCGCGGAATTAGCTCAAGCTAACGAATTACCCCATGGCAATGCCGTTGCACAGGTTGCTCCAAGGGTAGCCCAGGTAGAACAGGAAAATTTAATCGCCGAAACAAAGACCGATAACCAGACCGATCACGTTGAGCCGCAATCACCACTGATGGCCCAGGCCGCAGTGGAAGAAGAAGTTGAAGCGGTAGAAATGGAGGCAACGGAGGAAACCACCGGAGTAACGGAAGAAACGCCGGAGGAAACTCCCTCTTTTACCCCCGATGCCCCTCCCACTAACACCGAGGGAACCCCGGGACCCACCCAGACACTGCCTAGTTTTACCCCTCCAGCCAGTCCTAGTACTACTACCCCAGCCCCAGCCGAGGAAGAACCAAGGGTATTGGTCAGTGAAGTATTGGTTACCGGCACCACCCCGGAACTGGAGTTGCTGGTTTATAACGCCATTCGCACCCAACCAGGCCGGACCACTACCCGTACTCAGTTGCAGGAGGACGTCAACGCCATCTATGCCACCGGCTATTTTAGTAATGTGCGGGTAGCCCCCAGTGATACCCCTCTAGGGGTGAGGGTGACCTTTGAAGTCCAGGCTAACCCCGTTTTCACCGGCTTGAACATACGCACAGTACCGGAAACGGCCGAAGGCAAGGAACGAATTCTGCCCCAGGAAGTGGTGGACGAAACCTTTGGGGAACAGTACGGCAAAATTCTCAACCTACGAGAATTACAAGAGGGCATTAAAACCATCAATGAATGGTATTCCAACCAGGGTTATGACCTGGCCCAGGTGGTGGGGTCTCCCCAGGTGGGGGCTGATGGCCAGGTAACCTTGGTCATTGCCGAGGGCATTGTGGAGAATATCCAAGTGCGCTTTTTTGACTCGGAAGACGAGCCGGTGCAGGGCAGAACCAGGGATTTCATCATCACCAGGGAAATGCGCTTGAAGCCGGGGGACGTTTTTAACCGCAATCGAGCCCAAACGGACTTACAGCGGGTGTATAGCCTGGGACTGTTTGAAGATGTCAGGTTATCATTTAATCCCGGCAGTGATCCCACTGAAGTAATTGTCAACGTTGATGTAGTAGAAGGCAATACGGGATCGATCGCCGCCGGGGGGGGGATCAGTAGCAGCAGTGGGCTATTTGGTACCATCAGTTACCAGGAAAGAAATCTGGGGGGCAACAACCAAACCATTGGGGTGGAAGCCCAAGTAGGTCAAAGGGAGTTGTTGTTTGATGTTAGCTTTACCGACCCGTGGATTGGTGGCGATCCATTCCGCACTTCCTACACTGCTAACCTTTTCCGCCGCCGGACCATTTCCCTCGTTTTTGACGGGGCTGATTCTTCCATTCGTACCTTTAACGGCTTTGACAGTCCTAGGGTTGTACGTACTGGTTTAGGGCTGACCTTTTTTAGACCGATCGCCGATGATGTGTTTGCCCCACCGGATTGGCGTTTGTCAGCGGGTTTTGGCTATCAAAATGTCCGCATTGAAAATGCCGCCGGGGCCCTGTCTCCCTTTTCTGCCCCTTTAAATGGTTTTAATTCCCAGCCCCTGTCCTTCAGTGATTATGGGGTGGATGAGCTGTTTACCCTCTCCTTTGGTGCTTCCCAGGATAATCGCAACAATGCTTTGCAACCCACCAGTGGTTCCCTAGTGCGCTTTGGGGCAGAACAAACTATTCCCGTTGGCACCGGCAACATTATGATGACCCGGTTGCGGGGTAGTTATAGCTACTACATTCCAGTTAACTGGCTGGATTTGACCGGCTTTGGCCTTGTGGAATCCACCCAGCCCCAAACGGTGGCTTTCAACGTGCAAGCGGGAACTGTGCTGGGGGATTTACCACCCTATGAAGCTTTCATTTTGGGGGGTAGTAACTCCGTGCGGGGTTATCAAGAAGGGGAACTGGGCAATGGTCGTAGTTTCTTCCAAGCTACGGCAGAATATCGTTTTCCCATTATCGCAGCGGTGGGAGGAGCTTTGTTTGTGGACTACGGCTCTAACCTTGGTTCCCAGGGCGCTGTACCAGGTTTTCCGGCGATCGTTAGAGGTTTGCCCGGTTCCGGTGTGGGCTACGGTTTAGGGGTAAGAATCCAGTCCCCCGTAGGGCCCATCCGCATTGACCTAGGCTTTACTGGAGAGGGAGAATCCCGCATTAACTTCGGTATTGGCGAGAAGTTCTAG
- the purC gene encoding phosphoribosylaminoimidazolesuccinocarboxamide synthase: MQMWPPEPSIHFGNFSMEKLYEGKAKILYPTEDPDVLLTIFKDDATAFNAQKKGQIQGKGAINCAISAALFRWLETLGIPTHYIDCPQNDQMLVKAVNIIPLEVVVRNIAAGSLCKQTGLKEGLVLPNPLVEFYFKDDALGDPLLTWERALLLGVTDEARLQTLKDLALNINQHLQRFFAQCDITLVDFKLEFGGDRQGKIILADEISPDTCRLWDNAQADPQARVLDKDRFRRDLGSIEAAYQTVEKRVLSQIERLQSQMGAF; this comes from the coding sequence GTGCAGATGTGGCCCCCAGAGCCCTCCATCCATTTTGGTAACTTTTCCATGGAAAAACTGTACGAAGGCAAAGCAAAAATCCTCTACCCCACCGAGGACCCAGATGTACTGCTAACTATTTTTAAGGACGATGCCACCGCCTTTAATGCCCAAAAAAAAGGCCAGATCCAGGGCAAAGGAGCCATTAACTGCGCCATTTCAGCGGCCCTATTCCGGTGGTTAGAAACCCTAGGGATTCCCACTCATTACATTGACTGCCCCCAAAATGACCAAATGTTGGTCAAAGCGGTGAACATCATTCCCCTGGAGGTTGTGGTGCGTAATATTGCCGCCGGCAGTCTTTGTAAGCAAACCGGTTTGAAGGAAGGCTTAGTACTGCCCAATCCGTTGGTGGAGTTTTATTTCAAAGATGATGCCTTAGGGGATCCCCTCCTGACCTGGGAACGGGCCTTGCTGTTGGGGGTTACCGATGAAGCGAGATTACAGACCCTAAAGGACTTGGCTTTGAATATCAATCAGCATCTGCAGAGGTTTTTTGCCCAGTGCGATATCACCTTAGTGGACTTTAAGTTAGAATTTGGCGGCGATCGCCAAGGGAAAATCATCTTAGCCGATGAAATTAGCCCGGATACCTGTCGTTTGTGGGATAACGCCCAGGCGGATCCCCAGGCCAGAGTACTAGACAAAGATCGTTTCCGGCGGGATTTGGGCTCAATTGAAGCCGCTTATCAAACAGTGGAAAAACGGGTTTTAAGCCAAATTGAACGCCTGCAGTCCCAAATGGGTGCCTTCTGA
- a CDS encoding bifunctional nuclease family protein, with amino-acid sequence MIEMRVAGIALDAVSRSPIVLLKDGSERRALPIYISQDQARSIIGALENQKPTRPLTHDLMVNLLTTWDVDLKKIIIHSLQDNTFYAVLCCAQGDQIREIDCRPSDAISLALRMDSPIWVMEEVLADASIPVDRDADEEERQAFRDFLDNVSPETLIKQARLSSDSFEAESDS; translated from the coding sequence ATGATTGAGATGAGAGTAGCTGGCATTGCCCTCGATGCGGTAAGTCGCAGTCCCATCGTATTGCTCAAGGATGGATCTGAACGGCGGGCATTACCCATTTATATCAGCCAAGACCAAGCTCGGTCGATTATCGGAGCCCTGGAAAATCAAAAGCCCACCCGTCCCCTCACCCATGACCTGATGGTCAATCTCCTCACCACCTGGGATGTGGACCTCAAAAAAATTATTATTCATTCCCTGCAGGATAATACCTTTTACGCTGTGCTCTGTTGTGCCCAGGGGGATCAAATTAGGGAAATTGACTGCCGCCCCAGTGATGCCATTTCCCTCGCGTTGCGGATGGACAGTCCCATTTGGGTGATGGAAGAAGTGTTGGCCGATGCTTCCATTCCCGTGGATCGAGATGCGGACGAAGAAGAAAGACAAGCTTTTCGGGATTTTCTCGACAATGTTAGCCCGGAAACCCTGATCAAACAGGCTCGCCTAAGTTCCGATAGCTTTGAGGCGGAATCCGATAGTTAG
- the prfC gene encoding peptide chain release factor 3 gives MQTSPSSTAPCADKALDDLLKEVDRRRNFAIISHPDAGKTTLTEKLLLYGGAIQEAGAVKARRSQRSATSDWMAMEQQRGISITSTVLQFDYRGKILNLLDTPGHQDFSEDTYRTLAAADNAVMLIDAAKGLETQTRKLFEVCRLRHLPIFTFINKLDRPSLTPLELMDEIEQELGMNTYAVNYPIGTGDRFRGVYNRLTKTIHLFERTGTHGSKKAADQTMALDDPALESLLGSDVYAEFQDELELIEEAGAEFDLAAVHGGEMTPVFFGSAMNNFGVELFLQAFLQYAAKPEAHDSNRGTIEPTYEEFSGFVFKLQANMDPKHRDRIAFLRVCSGKFEKDMVVKHPRTGKTVRLSRPQKLFAQERESVDIAYAGDVIGLNNPGAFTIGDTVHTGEKIIYPPIPSFSPELFAYLRSTDPSQYKNFKKGVSELQEEGAVQILQSLDESKRDPILAAVGQLQFEVVQYRLQEEYGVETRLEPLGFSLARWVVEGWDALEKAGRLFNTVVVKDRWDAPVLLFKNQWNLEQVAGDCLDLKLSAIAIPPSL, from the coding sequence ATGCAAACTTCCCCATCTTCCACTGCGCCGTGTGCGGACAAAGCCCTGGACGATCTTTTGAAAGAGGTCGATCGCCGTCGTAATTTTGCCATCATTTCCCACCCCGATGCGGGGAAAACTACCCTAACGGAAAAATTGTTGTTGTATGGGGGCGCAATTCAGGAGGCGGGGGCCGTGAAAGCTCGCCGTAGTCAGCGCAGTGCCACGTCCGACTGGATGGCCATGGAGCAACAGCGGGGTATTTCCATCACTTCCACCGTGCTGCAGTTCGACTACCGGGGCAAAATTCTTAACTTGTTGGATACCCCAGGGCACCAAGATTTTAGTGAAGATACCTACCGTACCTTGGCCGCAGCAGACAACGCGGTGATGTTAATTGATGCCGCTAAGGGGTTAGAAACCCAAACCCGCAAACTGTTTGAAGTGTGTCGTCTGCGCCATCTGCCCATTTTCACTTTTATTAACAAGCTCGATCGCCCCAGCTTGACCCCCCTGGAATTGATGGACGAAATTGAACAGGAATTGGGCATGAACACCTATGCGGTCAACTATCCCATCGGCACCGGCGATCGGTTTCGGGGCGTTTACAACCGTTTAACCAAAACTATCCATTTGTTTGAGCGAACGGGCACCCACGGCAGCAAAAAAGCTGCGGATCAGACCATGGCCCTAGATGATCCGGCCCTGGAATCATTGCTAGGTAGTGATGTGTACGCCGAATTTCAAGATGAGTTGGAATTAATCGAAGAAGCGGGGGCCGAATTTGATTTAGCCGCCGTCCATGGCGGAGAAATGACCCCGGTATTTTTTGGCAGTGCCATGAATAACTTTGGCGTAGAACTATTTTTGCAAGCGTTTTTGCAGTATGCCGCTAAGCCCGAAGCCCATGACAGTAACCGAGGAACTATTGAACCCACCTATGAAGAATTTTCCGGTTTTGTCTTTAAACTCCAGGCCAATATGGACCCTAAACACCGGGACCGCATTGCCTTTTTGCGGGTTTGTTCTGGTAAATTTGAAAAGGATATGGTGGTAAAACATCCCCGAACGGGCAAAACAGTGCGTTTATCCCGACCCCAAAAACTTTTTGCCCAGGAACGGGAATCGGTGGACATTGCCTATGCGGGGGACGTGATTGGTTTAAATAATCCGGGGGCATTCACCATCGGCGATACGGTTCATACTGGCGAAAAAATAATTTATCCCCCCATTCCATCCTTTTCTCCTGAGCTATTTGCCTATCTCAGATCCACCGATCCTAGTCAGTATAAAAACTTTAAGAAAGGGGTATCAGAGTTACAGGAAGAAGGGGCGGTGCAAATTCTCCAATCCCTGGATGAAAGTAAACGAGATCCTATTTTGGCCGCGGTGGGACAATTGCAATTTGAAGTGGTACAGTATCGCCTCCAGGAAGAGTACGGAGTAGAAACCAGATTAGAGCCCCTTGGTTTTTCCCTGGCCCGCTGGGTGGTGGAAGGTTGGGATGCCCTGGAAAAAGCGGGACGGTTATTCAATACGGTGGTGGTCAAAGATCGCTGGGATGCGCCAGTTTTACTGTTTAAAAATCAGTGGAATTTGGAACAAGTGGCAGGGGATTGTCTTGATTTAAAACTAAGTGCGATTGCCATTCCCCCTTCCTTATAA
- a CDS encoding HAD family phosphatase, with product MLKAVLLDFNGVVINDEAIHRSLIDELLLTENLRPLTPAEYQQFCLGRSDRACLVDLFEHRGRGLTEAYLQKLIDRKAESYHQKLVALETLPIYGGLKEFLEKLQLRRLAIALVTGAVRSEVEYGLDRAGLARYFPVIVAGDDIASSKPQPDGYQLAIHKLNQWRQSQAVTDSLLDDIAPLLPENCLAIEDTFAGIEAAKKAGMAVVGIAHTYPYHFMQRQANWAVDRFDELDLDRLQVIFSRPKLAV from the coding sequence ATGTTAAAGGCAGTATTGTTAGACTTCAATGGCGTGGTAATCAACGATGAAGCGATCCATCGCAGTCTGATTGACGAGCTATTGTTGACTGAGAATTTGCGTCCCCTCACTCCAGCGGAGTACCAACAGTTTTGTTTGGGCCGCAGTGACCGGGCTTGTTTGGTGGATTTGTTTGAGCATCGGGGCCGGGGGTTAACGGAAGCCTATTTGCAAAAGCTAATTGACCGCAAAGCGGAGAGCTACCATCAAAAACTGGTGGCCCTGGAAACCCTGCCCATCTATGGCGGACTGAAGGAGTTTCTCGAAAAGTTGCAGTTACGACGATTGGCGATCGCCTTGGTGACGGGGGCCGTTAGGTCAGAGGTGGAATACGGATTAGACCGGGCTGGGCTAGCAAGGTACTTTCCAGTCATTGTGGCGGGGGATGATATTGCCAGCAGTAAACCCCAGCCGGATGGCTATCAACTGGCTATTCACAAACTCAATCAATGGCGGCAGAGCCAAGCGGTGACCGATAGCTTGCTCGATGACATCGCTCCCCTGTTACCGGAAAATTGTCTGGCGATCGAAGATACCTTTGCCGGCATTGAAGCGGCGAAAAAAGCCGGTATGGCCGTGGTTGGCATTGCCCATACCTATCCCTATCACTTTATGCAAAGGCAAGCTAACTGGGCAGTGGACCGTTTTGATGAGTTGGATCTAGACCGTTTACAGGTGATTTTTTCCCGGCCCAAACTGGCAGTGTGA
- a CDS encoding TIGR01777 family oxidoreductase — MKIILTGATGFVGCSLVPLLHQQGHELTLLVRSVSKAQRLFAPGSFPQLKAIAYEATKSGDWQKVVDGQDAVINLAGEPISERWTEAYKAEIFDSRKLGTEKLVEAIAKADRKPQVMISGSAIGYYGTSETATFTESSKPGDDFLAEVCQAWENAAHQVEQLGVRLVVFRIGIVLGADGGALAKMLPPFKLFAGGPLGSGEQWFSWIDRRDLIALIDKALTDSTLRGTYNATAPNPVKMKEFCHTLGKVLARPSWLPVPDIALELLLGEGAKLVLEGQEVLPGAISKTDFQFQAPDLETSLRQILGS, encoded by the coding sequence ATGAAAATTATTTTGACTGGGGCGACGGGTTTTGTGGGGTGCTCTTTGGTGCCTCTACTACATCAACAGGGCCATGAGCTAACTTTGCTGGTGCGTAGTGTGTCTAAGGCCCAACGGTTATTTGCCCCCGGTAGTTTCCCCCAGTTAAAGGCGATCGCCTATGAAGCCACTAAAAGCGGGGACTGGCAAAAGGTCGTTGATGGCCAGGATGCGGTGATTAATTTGGCGGGGGAACCCATTTCGGAAAGATGGACAGAAGCTTACAAAGCCGAGATTTTTGATAGCAGAAAGCTGGGCACAGAAAAGTTGGTGGAGGCGATCGCCAAAGCGGATAGAAAACCCCAAGTAATGATTTCTGGGTCAGCCATAGGTTACTACGGCACCAGCGAGACGGCGACTTTTACGGAAAGTAGTAAGCCTGGAGATGATTTTCTGGCGGAAGTTTGTCAGGCGTGGGAAAATGCCGCCCACCAGGTAGAACAGTTGGGAGTTCGGTTAGTAGTTTTTCGCATTGGCATTGTGCTGGGGGCCGATGGGGGAGCGTTGGCCAAAATGTTGCCACCGTTCAAACTCTTTGCTGGGGGGCCATTGGGCAGTGGAGAACAATGGTTTTCTTGGATTGATCGCCGGGATTTAATTGCTTTAATTGATAAAGCTTTAACGGACTCAACTTTACGGGGAACGTACAATGCCACAGCGCCCAACCCAGTCAAGATGAAGGAATTTTGCCACACCCTGGGCAAAGTTTTGGCCCGTCCTTCCTGGTTGCCCGTACCGGATATTGCGTTGGAATTATTGCTGGGGGAAGGGGCCAAGTTAGTGCTGGAGGGGCAGGAAGTTTTGCCGGGGGCCATTAGCAAAACAGATTTTCAGTTCCAGGCTCCAGATTTAGAAACCAGTTTGCGGCAAATTTTAGGGAGTTAA
- a CDS encoding ABC transporter ATP-binding protein, whose protein sequence is MAQVIVENLYKSFPAQGKNKAKDGGTVNVLKAINLEIADGEFMVLVGPSGCGKSTLLRLIAGLETVTGGNILIGDRRVNDLPPKARDIAMVFQSYALYPHLSVYDNIAFGLRRMLDRENNQTEDKFPRWVGDSLRGITKPLPKSLHYLSAQEKVLAQRVNQVAQQLQIDHLLDRLPKQLSGGQKQRVALGRAIARNPQVFLMDEPLSNLDAKLRAETRSQIVQIQRQLGTTTIYVTHDQTEAMTMGDRIAVLNQGVIQQIAPPLTLYNQPANRFVGEFIGSPPMNFFTLKVASASVLQHPAFALNLPEKWHGLVAPYVGRSLILGVRPESFIPSTEGSNAFPVTVNLVEALGNDTFIYAHLVTEPDLTIQARIAPDHPLQVGEQLWLTINPEKIHLFDAKTEQAIDQR, encoded by the coding sequence GTGGCCCAGGTAATTGTCGAAAATCTCTACAAAAGTTTCCCCGCCCAAGGCAAAAACAAAGCTAAAGACGGAGGAACAGTGAATGTGCTTAAGGCCATTAACCTGGAAATTGCCGACGGGGAATTTATGGTGCTGGTGGGGCCGTCCGGTTGTGGTAAAAGTACTCTACTGCGGCTCATTGCTGGTTTGGAAACCGTTACAGGGGGTAATATTCTCATTGGCGATCGCCGGGTAAATGATTTACCGCCCAAAGCCAGGGACATTGCCATGGTGTTCCAAAGCTATGCCCTCTATCCCCACCTGAGTGTTTACGACAACATTGCCTTTGGTTTGCGGCGCATGCTGGATCGGGAAAATAATCAGACTGAAGATAAATTCCCCCGCTGGGTAGGGGACAGTTTACGGGGCATTACCAAACCTTTGCCAAAATCTTTACACTACCTTTCTGCCCAGGAAAAAGTACTGGCTCAACGGGTCAACCAAGTGGCCCAACAATTGCAAATTGACCATTTACTAGACCGGCTGCCCAAACAATTATCCGGCGGCCAAAAGCAACGGGTGGCCCTCGGTCGGGCGATCGCCAGAAATCCCCAAGTCTTTTTGATGGATGAACCCCTGTCCAACCTGGATGCCAAACTAAGGGCAGAAACCCGCAGTCAGATTGTGCAAATTCAGCGGCAACTGGGCACCACCACCATTTACGTTACCCACGACCAAACCGAAGCCATGACCATGGGCGATCGTATTGCGGTGCTTAACCAAGGGGTAATTCAACAAATTGCGCCCCCCTTAACTTTGTACAATCAACCCGCCAACCGTTTTGTGGGGGAATTTATCGGCTCTCCTCCCATGAATTTTTTTACCCTCAAAGTGGCATCGGCTTCAGTGTTGCAACATCCTGCCTTTGCCCTCAATCTGCCGGAAAAGTGGCATGGACTGGTGGCCCCCTACGTAGGTCGTTCCTTGATCCTAGGGGTACGGCCAGAAAGTTTTATCCCTAGTACCGAAGGGTCCAACGCTTTTCCTGTCACAGTAAATTTGGTTGAAGCCCTCGGTAACGATACTTTTATCTATGCCCATTTAGTGACAGAGCCGGATCTCACCATCCAAGCCCGCATTGCCCCCGATCATCCCCTCCAGGTGGGGGAACAACTCTGGCTGACAATCAACCCCGAAAAAATTCATCTGTTCGACGCCAAAACTGAACAGGCGATCGACCAACGTTAA